Proteins encoded within one genomic window of Parolsenella massiliensis:
- a CDS encoding kinase/pyrophosphorylase, which produces MKVTYDQLGEGSSEGAAIVYVVSDSLGESANNVVLSAAAQFSDGAVRVVRLSQIKSADEVSSYFDDHEEDFVSTAVFHSIVDPALRKQVRSDLNNRGILSVDILGPVVQLLAGLTGEKPKNQARAHHMVDKRYLRRVSSMEFFVEHDDGKNPQDLTKADAVLVGLSGSAKTPLAMYLSFLGYNVASVSLDPGCEIPSELASVDKRRLFGLENSTGALANASLRVKDAGTPADEAVALAESALAHAADVMDGLGCTRLFTDEKTVEELSADVISQVEHA; this is translated from the coding sequence ATGAAGGTAACGTACGATCAGCTTGGCGAGGGTAGCTCCGAGGGTGCGGCAATCGTCTACGTAGTCTCAGACTCGTTGGGCGAGTCTGCCAACAACGTGGTCCTCTCCGCCGCCGCCCAGTTCTCTGACGGCGCGGTGCGCGTCGTGCGCCTCTCCCAGATCAAGAGCGCAGACGAGGTCTCCTCCTACTTTGACGACCACGAGGAGGACTTCGTCTCCACGGCCGTCTTCCACTCGATCGTTGACCCGGCCCTGCGCAAGCAGGTCCGAAGCGACCTCAACAACCGAGGCATCCTGTCCGTGGACATCCTCGGTCCGGTGGTCCAGCTCCTTGCCGGCCTCACCGGCGAGAAGCCCAAGAATCAGGCACGCGCCCACCACATGGTGGACAAGCGCTACCTGCGCCGCGTCTCCTCGATGGAGTTCTTCGTGGAGCACGACGATGGCAAGAACCCGCAGGACCTCACGAAGGCCGATGCGGTGCTCGTGGGCCTCTCCGGCTCTGCCAAGACGCCGCTCGCCATGTACCTGTCGTTCCTTGGCTACAACGTGGCGAGCGTCTCGCTCGACCCCGGCTGCGAGATTCCTTCCGAGCTCGCTTCGGTCGACAAGCGACGCCTGTTCGGGCTCGAGAACTCCACGGGGGCGCTTGCCAACGCGAGCCTTCGCGTGAAGGACGCGGGCACGCCCGCAGACGAGGCGGTGGCCCTTGCCGAGAGCGCGCTCGCGCACGCCGCCGACGTCATGGACGGCCTTGGCTGCACACGCCTGTTCACGGACGAGAAGACGGTCGAGGAGCTCTCCGCCGACGTCATCTCCCAGGTCGAGCACGCCTAG